In Deltaproteobacteria bacterium, the genomic window AACACCATTTACTACATTGGGATGGACATTCACAAGAAAACAATTTCTTACTGCGTCAAGAAGATTGACGGGACTATGGTTCAACAAGGGAAAATTGCGGCCGAGCGGAAGGCCCTGCATGAATGGATGGCCGGATTGCCCGGACCTTGGTGCGGCGCCATGGAGGCAACCATTTTCACCGGCTGGGTCTATGATTTTCTGAAACCCCATGCGGTGGATTTGAAGGTGGCCCATCCCGAGATGCTCAAGGCCATTACGGCGGCGAAGAAGAAAAATGACCGGGCTGATGCGGAGAAGATAGCGGACCTGTTGCGCGTCAATCTATTGCCCGAATGCTATATGCTTTCTGAAGAATTGCGGGAATTGCGCAGGATTTTACGATACCGCAACATGATCGTGCGGACTGCCGTCAGGATGAAGAACAAGATGTCTGGCCTGTTGATGGAGACCGGTGCGATATACAGCAAGAGGAGACTTCATGGCAGGAAATACTTCGGTGATTTACTGGAGCGGGTTGAGGACGTTCCTGCATCGGTGAAGGACCTGCTGAAGTTAAGCCGCAATAGCCTGGAGATGTTTGAGGCCGTTCAGAAGAAGCTGGTCAAGACGCTACGGGAAGACAAACTGATCCGCGACCGGGTGCAGAGGCTGATGAGCATCAAAGGTGTCGGAGAGGTCATGGCCCTGACCTGGGTACTGGAGATAGGGGAGCCTTCCCGATTCCATTCAGCGCGCCAGGCAATCAGCTACTGTGGTTTATGCAGCGCCCAGAGGGAATCGGCAGGCAAGGAACAGCGTGGTCCCATATCCAAGAAGAGGAATAAACATTTGCAGACCGTACTGATCGAGGCAGCCAAGCTGGCGCCTCGTTGGAATCCTCAATTGGCAGCGCTTCATGAGAAGGACGTGGCTCGTGGCAACAGTAATCAGGCTACAATATCTGTAGCGCGCAAACTGGTGGAATATATGCTCGCAGTGGAACGACAACAAAAAGATTTCGTGCCGTCGGACTTGGCGGCCTGAAAGGAGTATACATAACCTTTTTTACCGAATGATCTTCCCGCCTGTCCTCGCTGAATCAGGGACTGTGCAAGCACTCATGGCGCTTTGCACCTATGTGGCTGTTTCGAGGCTGTCGGGTTGGCCCAAACTCAATCTTCGGCAAAGGTCAATTTGCAAGAGGTTATCCGGCAACTCATGAATGAACGGTTATTTTAAATGTGGTTATTTATCCCTCATCGGCGCGCCTCCGACGAGCTCGATTTGACGGCCCATTCTCGGCGCGAATATCGTTCTGGGCCGGTTCATGGAGACCAATTAGTCGGATACCAGAATGCCCCTGTGGCATTTGAGATCTGATACCGTAAATGGATGTCTGGTCGCCTGATCACCTGTTCGTCAGGCTGACCCATTGGAAAGAACAAAAAGATTGGACGGCGGAAAGGGCGTTACAAAAAGCCACCGGCGGCATCCGGAAAGCTCAAGGGAAATCTCCGTTTTCCTCTTGACATTTCTTATCATGGATGTCCCTTATTATCTTATTCTATATTTTTACTTTTTGAACTATAATTAGCATTCAGGTATTGTGAATTAATAAATAGTTGATATTTTGTAGCGTTTTTTACCAACCATAGCTATATATTCCAGACAAAAATACTTTGGACAACTAACATTCTTACGCCATATGGGAGGTTTAAACGATAATATATCTTTACCGGGCTTAGAATCTAAAGCAATGGCTGTTTCTGTTTTATCGTTTGTATGCAGTATTATTTGTCTTTGATTTAGCTTGCCAGATCCATCTGAAAAATTAAGTTCATATGCTGATTCAGCAAGATCTCTTGTTGAAGTACTTGCTACTTTAAAAAGTTTTGTACATTTCAGTAAACGTGCATTAGACAAATATACTGTTGAGCCTGTTTGATTAGAGAACTTGAGCCATAACGCTGGATACTCAGTTCCATTGATAGTTATGATTCCATCTGTAGGAGATACTTCTAAGTTTGGAATATTTTGAAGTTTTCTCATATTCCACAGAAACAATACTAAAGGCCATCCAATACCGGTGAATATTAGTATAAACCAATTTGGAATATCGTGTTCTTTGACAAATAATAAAAATTTTTTGATTTGCTCTATATCGCACATATCTACTCAATTATTTACCAGACGTAACTTTCACTATCATGATTTACAAAGGAAATCTAATATAAAAGGAAAATCAAGGTGATGAGCCTTTTCAAGGAAGAAGCAATGACTTATCATGCCACGGGACCGGGCACCTCACTACCGTACCGTCCTGTACCCGATAAAGGAAAATGACCAATTAACCTATTTGCCAGAACGTACCGGGAGAGCCCGGTAGGCGTCGTCGCCGAGCGAATGGTAATACCAGTGCCGTACGCCAAAGCCGAAATAGAAGTATGCGGCTTTGGATCCGCGGGTTTCCGAGGCCCATATCCAACGGGTTATTTTTATTTTATCTTTATGGGCACCACTTTCATACAACCCCTCCAACTCATCCTGCGTCGGCATCCGCCAGTCCGTAAAGCCGCCGCCGCGGTAGTTCTCGCAGTATAACTTGGCGTTCGCCCAGTTTATATCAGACCCGTTGTCCTTCGACGCCCACATGAGATTTGTCTGCGTGTCCAAGACAGTCTCGTTGTCATAGGCGATAAATCTACCGACTTTGACGGTTATCCTTGCTGGTGTGGAATCTACAGTCGCTGACTGTGTGTGTGAGCGCTCTTTATCCTGCCTTAGCCTTTCCTTCTCCTCTTCAAGACGTCTCGCCTCCTCGGCGATTCTGGCCTTCTCTTCCTGCTGTTCCTTTAATGCGTCCAGCCGGGCCTTCTCCGCGTCCAGCTTTTTTCTTTCCACCGCCAGTCTTTGCTTTTCCGAATCGATCTTCTTACCTTCCACAGCAATTGCATCGTATGCACGGGAATCGGCAACGTCCGTGCTGTTGCTATTTCCTGTCACAAACACAAATTCCCCCTCGCCGTCAATGTTGCCATACTGGGGGGTCTGGCTGTTTCCGGCCTCTCGCGACACCTTTGGCTTTACGTAAGAGGCAAGGTCTGAAAAGGTGATGTAGCCTTTTTCATCGCGATCCGCCTGACCGTCCAAGGCTTCCAGAACATACTTGGTGAAGAGGCCGTGGGCACCTTCTTCCTTCGTCTGCTCCCCCTTGCTACCCGCGGTCAACATCTGGTGTGCTTTGCGCGTTGTAATCTTGCGTAGGTAATCTCGCTCGCCGGGAGGAATTGCGCCGGAGCGGCTGAGCCCCAGACCGGAATAACAGGAGTCAATCAGGTAAAGGACGTGCTTGGCTTTGAGACGCTTGGAAAAGATGCGCACCTGATCCATGGAGATGGCCGTGGAAAAAATGTCCCGCAAGTCAGCGTCCACGGGTATGATATACCCCATCTGGGTTCCATCCGGCATTTCCTCCGTCTGGCCATGTCCGGCGAAGAAGATCACCACCCTGTCATTCTTCTCTGCCTTGCGGGGAAGTTCATCGCCGAGGAGCTTAAGGATATTGGCTTTTGTGGCGTTGTGGTCAATCAGTGTCTTCGTCTCGAAACCAAGGTCTTTGAGCCTTTTTTCTATAGCCTTTGCGTCGTTGACGGCGTACTCAAGAGAAGGCCATTTATCATAGCGGTTGACACCGATGATCACGGCATAGCTATTGTCATAGAGTTCGCTGAAAGAGGGAGGCGCCTTGGGCGCGATCTTGACGCCGCGTTTGCTCTTTGGGGCGCAG contains:
- a CDS encoding IS110 family transposase — its product is NTIYYIGMDIHKKTISYCVKKIDGTMVQQGKIAAERKALHEWMAGLPGPWCGAMEATIFTGWVYDFLKPHAVDLKVAHPEMLKAITAAKKKNDRADAEKIADLLRVNLLPECYMLSEELRELRRILRYRNMIVRTAVRMKNKMSGLLMETGAIYSKRRLHGRKYFGDLLERVEDVPASVKDLLKLSRNSLEMFEAVQKKLVKTLREDKLIRDRVQRLMSIKGVGEVMALTWVLEIGEPSRFHSARQAISYCGLCSAQRESAGKEQRGPISKKRNKHLQTVLIEAAKLAPRWNPQLAALHEKDVARGNSNQATISVARKLVEYMLAVERQQKDFVPSDLAA
- a CDS encoding caspase family protein; this encodes MDEKTRKIILCFLLIALFISTNAFCAPKSKRGVKIAPKAPPSFSELYDNSYAVIIGVNRYDKWPSLEYAVNDAKAIEKRLKDLGFETKTLIDHNATKANILKLLGDELPRKAEKNDRVVIFFAGHGQTEEMPDGTQMGYIIPVDADLRDIFSTAISMDQVRIFSKRLKAKHVLYLIDSCYSGLGLSRSGAIPPGERDYLRKITTRKAHQMLTAGSKGEQTKEEGAHGLFTKYVLEALDGQADRDEKGYITFSDLASYVKPKVSREAGNSQTPQYGNIDGEGEFVFVTGNSNSTDVADSRAYDAIAVEGKKIDSEKQRLAVERKKLDAEKARLDALKEQQEEKARIAEEARRLEEEKERLRQDKERSHTQSATVDSTPARITVKVGRFIAYDNETVLDTQTNLMWASKDNGSDINWANAKLYCENYRGGGFTDWRMPTQDELEGLYESGAHKDKIKITRWIWASETRGSKAAYFYFGFGVRHWYYHSLGDDAYRALPVRSGK